One Actinoplanes missouriensis 431 DNA segment encodes these proteins:
- the gmk gene encoding guanylate kinase: MDDDARPAARLTVLSGPSGVGKDSVIELIRARSPWIRLSVSVTTRKKRDYETDGEHYHFVSRAEFQRLIDGGQLLEWAEFAGNLYGTPRAQVEGWLQQGRPVLLKIDLQGARQVRAAMPEAQLVFLAPPSVEELQRRLIGRGTDDEETIRRRLAHADEELAAEAEFDRTVVNDFVERAADELVGLLGSSYLAPAQATEL; this comes from the coding sequence ATGGATGACGACGCGCGCCCGGCAGCCCGCCTCACCGTTCTCTCCGGCCCCTCCGGGGTCGGCAAGGACAGTGTGATCGAGCTGATCCGGGCGCGCTCGCCTTGGATCAGGTTGTCGGTGTCGGTGACGACCCGCAAGAAACGGGACTACGAGACCGACGGGGAGCACTATCACTTCGTGAGCCGCGCCGAGTTCCAGCGCCTGATCGACGGCGGACAGCTGCTGGAGTGGGCGGAGTTCGCGGGAAATCTCTACGGGACTCCCCGGGCACAGGTCGAGGGCTGGCTCCAGCAGGGCCGGCCCGTTTTGCTGAAGATCGACCTGCAGGGCGCCCGCCAGGTCCGCGCGGCGATGCCGGAGGCCCAGCTGGTCTTCCTGGCCCCGCCGAGCGTCGAGGAGCTCCAGCGCCGCCTGATCGGCCGGGGCACCGACGACGAGGAGACGATCCGCCGCCGTCTCGCCCACGCCGACGAGGAGCTGGCCGCCGAGGCCGAGTTCGACCGGACCGTGGTGAACGACTTCGTCGAGCGAGCCGCGGACGAGCTGGTAGGATTGCTCGGTTCATCGTACTTAGCGCCCGCTCAAGCCACCGAGCTTTGA
- the mihF gene encoding integration host factor, actinobacterial type yields MPLPSLSPEQRQAALEKAAEVRKARAELKEQLKSGKTTLAAVLDRAEADEVVGKLKVSAVLQALPGIGKIRATQIMEKLKIAESRRLRGLGDQQRKALLGEFAAN; encoded by the coding sequence GTGCCGCTCCCGTCACTGAGCCCCGAACAGCGCCAAGCTGCGCTGGAGAAGGCCGCGGAAGTTCGCAAGGCTCGGGCTGAGCTGAAGGAACAGCTCAAGTCCGGCAAGACCACCCTCGCCGCCGTGCTGGACCGCGCGGAGGCTGACGAGGTCGTCGGCAAGCTGAAGGTCTCGGCCGTGCTTCAGGCGCTGCCGGGCATCGGCAAGATCCGCGCGACCCAGATCATGGAGAAGCTCAAGATCGCTGAGAGCCGCCGGCTCCGTGGTCTTGGCGACCAGCAGCGCAAGGCCCTCCTGGGGGAGTTCGCTGCGAACTGA
- the pyrF gene encoding orotidine-5'-phosphate decarboxylase, producing METFGERLHAAVAERGPLCVGIDPHASLLARWGLSDDIAGLERFARTVVDALADRVAVLKPQSAFFERFGSRGVAILESTIRQSREAGALVLLDVKRGDIGSTMAAYASAYLDPASSLCADAITVSPYLGVGSLQPAFDLAAAHGGGVFVLALTSNPEGPAVQHAVTATGKTVAQTVIDEIAQVNAGAQPLGSLGLVVGATIGETGHDLSAVNGPLLAPGLGAQGATPSDLRAVFGESLRNVLPSYSREVLSAGPQGSDLRVAAERVLDDCRAALG from the coding sequence ATGGAAACGTTCGGCGAACGCCTCCATGCCGCCGTAGCGGAGCGTGGTCCGCTCTGCGTCGGCATCGACCCGCACGCCTCTCTGCTCGCCCGCTGGGGCCTCTCCGACGACATCGCCGGCCTGGAACGCTTCGCCCGTACGGTGGTCGACGCACTGGCCGATCGGGTGGCTGTTCTGAAACCACAGTCCGCGTTTTTTGAGAGATTTGGGTCACGTGGCGTCGCGATTCTTGAGTCAACTATCCGACAGTCCCGAGAGGCCGGCGCGCTCGTCCTGCTGGACGTGAAACGCGGCGACATCGGGTCCACGATGGCGGCTTACGCGTCCGCCTATCTGGATCCGGCGAGTTCTCTGTGTGCTGACGCGATTACTGTGAGTCCCTATCTCGGGGTCGGCTCGTTGCAGCCGGCGTTCGACCTGGCGGCCGCTCACGGTGGCGGAGTCTTCGTCCTCGCGCTCACCTCGAACCCGGAGGGGCCGGCCGTCCAGCACGCCGTCACGGCGACCGGGAAAACCGTCGCGCAAACCGTCATCGACGAGATTGCGCAGGTCAACGCGGGTGCGCAGCCGCTCGGCAGTCTCGGGCTGGTGGTCGGCGCGACGATCGGTGAGACCGGGCACGACCTGTCCGCGGTGAACGGGCCGCTGCTCGCTCCGGGCCTCGGAGCGCAGGGCGCGACGCCCTCCGACCTGCGCGCGGTCTTCGGCGAAAGCCTGCGGAACGTGTTGCCCTCGTACTCACGCGAGGTTCTCTCGGCGGGGCCGCAGGGTAGCGATCTGCGCGTCGCGGCGGAGCGTGTTCTTGACGACTGCCGAGCCGCGCTCGGGTGA
- a CDS encoding adenosylmethionine--8-amino-7-oxononanoate transaminase — protein sequence MTGIERDDLLALDRAHVWHPYGPMPGRTDPYLVESAAGVRLRLAGGRELVDGMSSWWAAIHGYRHPVLDAALAEQAGRMSHVMFGGLTHEPAIRLAATLVEMTPAGLEHVFLCDSGSVGVEVAIKMALQAQRALGRPRRRRLATWRGGYHGDTFHPMSVCDPDGGMHSLWTGVLPAQVFAEAPPADLRPDYADALRETVERHADEIAAVIVEPVVQGAGGMRFHHPEYLRVLREATAAHGIFLIFDEIATGFGRTGRLFAAEHAGVSPDILCLGKALTGGYLTLAATLCTPEVASAISAGQGGGLAHGPTFMGNPLACAVANASLGLLRGGDWAVRVPAIESRLKDGLEPLRAAPGVADVRVLGAIGVVQLDHPVDMARATAAAVAEGVWLRPFRDLIYTMPPYAADDADVDRITAGITAAVAAT from the coding sequence ATGACCGGCATCGAGCGCGACGACCTGCTCGCGCTCGACCGGGCGCACGTCTGGCATCCGTACGGCCCGATGCCCGGCCGCACCGACCCGTACCTCGTGGAGAGCGCGGCGGGCGTGCGGCTGCGGCTGGCCGGCGGGCGTGAGCTGGTCGACGGCATGTCGTCCTGGTGGGCGGCGATCCACGGGTACCGGCACCCGGTGCTGGACGCCGCGCTCGCCGAGCAGGCCGGCCGGATGAGCCACGTGATGTTCGGTGGCCTCACCCACGAGCCGGCGATCCGGCTGGCCGCCACGCTCGTCGAGATGACGCCGGCCGGCCTGGAGCACGTCTTCCTCTGCGACTCCGGCTCGGTCGGCGTCGAGGTGGCGATCAAGATGGCGCTGCAGGCTCAGCGGGCGCTGGGCCGGCCGCGGCGGCGGCGCCTGGCGACCTGGCGGGGCGGCTATCACGGCGACACGTTCCACCCGATGAGCGTCTGCGACCCCGACGGCGGGATGCACTCGCTCTGGACCGGGGTGCTGCCGGCGCAGGTCTTCGCGGAGGCGCCGCCGGCCGATCTCCGCCCGGATTACGCCGACGCGCTGCGCGAGACCGTCGAGCGGCACGCGGACGAGATCGCCGCGGTGATCGTGGAGCCGGTCGTGCAGGGCGCCGGTGGCATGCGGTTCCACCATCCGGAGTACCTGCGGGTGCTGCGGGAGGCGACCGCGGCGCACGGCATCTTCCTGATCTTCGACGAGATCGCCACCGGCTTCGGGCGGACCGGCCGGCTCTTCGCCGCCGAGCACGCCGGGGTCAGCCCGGACATCCTCTGCCTCGGCAAGGCGCTCACCGGCGGGTATTTGACGCTGGCCGCGACCCTGTGCACGCCCGAGGTGGCCTCGGCGATCTCGGCGGGTCAGGGCGGCGGGCTGGCGCACGGGCCGACGTTCATGGGCAACCCGCTGGCGTGTGCCGTGGCGAACGCGTCGCTCGGGCTCCTGCGGGGCGGGGACTGGGCGGTACGCGTACCCGCGATCGAAAGCCGTCTGAAGGACGGCCTGGAGCCGCTCCGCGCAGCGCCCGGCGTCGCCGATGTCCGCGTTCTCGGTGCGATCGGCGTGGTGCAGCTGGATCATCCGGTGGACATGGCGCGCGCGACCGCGGCGGCGGTGGCCGAGGGAGTCTGGCTGCGGCCGTTCCGGGACCTGATCTACACGATGCCGCCCTATGCGGCGGACGACGCGGACGTGGACCGCATTACCGCGGGGATCACCGCCGCGGTGGCAGCTACCTGA
- a CDS encoding quinone-dependent dihydroorotate dehydrogenase, producing MNLFANVARPVLFRLGGGDAEHAHEWTLNRLATLPAPALAAMRRRYAFAAPVDVFGVRFPNRVGLAAGMDKNGVALPAWPALGFGFVEVGTVTAKEQPGNDRPRLFRLKQSEAIINRMGFNNAGAAALADRLAALGKLDVPLGISLGKSKVTPLEDAVEDYLTSYRLLHPYADYIAVNVSSPNTPGLRSLQDRDSIAALLKALSGPVPVLVKIAPDLTEPAIAELLEVCLEHGAAGLIATNTTLSRDGIDEADQHLADEAGGLSGRPLTERSRQVVKFVHDETGGRLPIIGVGGVMSVDDAARLLDAGASLVQLYSGFIYRGPDLVRAVARGARPIRSHRAR from the coding sequence GTGAATCTGTTCGCGAACGTCGCCCGGCCGGTCCTGTTCCGGCTGGGCGGCGGCGACGCCGAGCACGCCCACGAGTGGACGCTGAACCGGCTCGCCACGCTGCCTGCCCCGGCCCTGGCCGCGATGCGCCGCAGGTACGCGTTCGCCGCCCCGGTGGACGTGTTCGGCGTCCGGTTCCCGAACCGGGTCGGCCTGGCCGCCGGGATGGACAAGAACGGCGTGGCGCTGCCGGCCTGGCCGGCCCTGGGTTTCGGGTTCGTCGAGGTGGGCACGGTCACCGCGAAGGAGCAGCCGGGCAACGACAGGCCGCGGCTGTTCCGGCTCAAGCAGTCCGAGGCGATCATCAACCGGATGGGGTTCAACAACGCCGGCGCGGCCGCTCTCGCGGACCGGCTGGCGGCCCTCGGCAAACTGGACGTGCCGCTCGGCATCTCGCTCGGCAAGTCCAAGGTGACGCCGCTGGAAGACGCCGTCGAGGACTACCTCACCTCGTACCGGCTGCTGCACCCGTACGCCGACTACATCGCGGTCAACGTCTCCTCGCCGAACACCCCGGGCCTGCGCTCGCTGCAGGACCGGGACTCGATCGCGGCCCTGCTCAAGGCACTCAGCGGCCCGGTGCCGGTGCTCGTGAAGATCGCGCCGGACCTCACCGAGCCGGCCATCGCCGAGCTCCTCGAGGTCTGCCTGGAGCACGGCGCGGCCGGGCTGATCGCGACGAACACCACGCTGTCCCGCGACGGGATCGACGAGGCCGACCAGCACCTCGCGGATGAGGCCGGCGGTCTCTCCGGCCGGCCGCTGACCGAGCGGTCCCGCCAGGTGGTGAAGTTCGTGCACGACGAGACCGGCGGCCGGCTGCCGATCATCGGCGTCGGCGGCGTCATGTCGGTCGACGACGCGGCCCGCCTGCTGGACGCCGGCGCGTCGCTGGTGCAGCTCTACAGCGGGTTCATCTATCGGGGACCGGACCTGGTCCGGGCGGTCGCCCGGGGCGCCCGGCCGATCCGTTCCCACCGCGCGCGATGA
- the carB gene encoding carbamoyl-phosphate synthase large subunit — protein MPKREDLKHIMVIGSGPIVIGQACEFDYSGTQACRVLRAEGIRVSLVNSNPATIMTDPEFADATYVEPITPEFVELVIAKERPDAILPTLGGQTALNTAIALHESGVLEKYGVELIGANVDAIRKGEDRQLFKDIVAIAGGETPRSRVCHSMDEVRETVAEIGLPVVIRPSFTMGGLGSGMAHTPEDLERIAGAGLAASPVTEVLIEESVLGWKEYELELMRDKHDNVVVVCSIENIDPMGVHTGDSVTVAPAMTLTDREYQKMRDLGIAVLREVGVDTGGCNIQFAINPDDGRMIVIEMNPRVSRSSALASKATGFPIAKIAAKLAIGYTLDEIPNDITLKTPAAFEPALDYVVVKIPRFAFEKFPGADKELTTTMKSVGEAMSLGRNFAEALNKAMRSMETKAAGFWTAPTFENVDEALEALKVPHDGRLYTVEAALRLGATVEQVHAASGRIDPWFLDEIQALVDLRAEILAAPVLDDELLRRAKRSGLSDRQLATLRPELAGEDGVRALRHRLGIRPVYKTVDTCAAEFQANTPYHYSSYDEETEVAPSDRPKVIILGSGPNRIGQGIEFDYSCVHAVQALRGVDFETVMVNCNPETVSTDYDTADRLYFEPLTFEDVLEVVHAEDSSGKAAGGPGVVGVIVQLGGQTPLGLANRLKAAGVPIVGTSPEAIDLAEDRGLFGAVLAEAGLRSPDHGTATTFPEAKAIADTIGYPVLVRPSYVLGGRGMEIVYDEPTLQGYIERATEISPDHPVLVDRFLDDAIEIDVDALCDATGEVYLGGVMEHIEEAGIHSGDSACSLPPVNLAASHIAEVRRYTEAIARGVGVRGLLNVQYALKDETLYVLEANPRASRTVPFVSKATAVPLAKAAARIALGATIADLRAEGLLLAEGDGGTVPPNAPIAVKEAVLPFKRFRTPAGKSVDNLLSPEMKSTGEVMGIDAGFGQAFAKSQAAAYGSLPTSGKVFVSVANRDKRSMVFPVKRLADLGFTIVTTAGTGEVLRRYGIECEVVPKHYESPGTNAVELILAGEISLIINTPQGSGASARLDGYEIRSAAVTADVPSVTTVPGAAAAVMGIEALMRGDMTVRPLQELHALLRPELSK, from the coding sequence ATGCCGAAACGTGAAGATCTCAAGCACATCATGGTGATCGGCTCCGGTCCGATCGTCATCGGCCAGGCCTGCGAGTTCGACTACTCCGGCACCCAGGCCTGCCGGGTCCTGCGGGCCGAGGGCATCCGGGTCTCGCTGGTCAACTCGAACCCGGCGACGATCATGACCGACCCGGAGTTCGCCGACGCCACCTACGTCGAGCCGATCACCCCGGAGTTCGTCGAGCTGGTCATCGCCAAGGAACGCCCGGACGCGATCCTGCCGACGCTGGGCGGCCAGACCGCGCTGAACACCGCGATCGCCCTGCACGAGAGCGGCGTGCTGGAGAAGTACGGCGTCGAGCTGATCGGCGCGAACGTCGACGCGATCCGCAAGGGCGAGGACCGCCAGCTCTTCAAGGACATCGTGGCGATCGCCGGCGGCGAGACGCCGCGCTCGCGGGTCTGCCACTCGATGGACGAGGTCCGCGAGACGGTCGCCGAGATCGGCCTCCCGGTCGTCATCCGGCCCTCGTTCACGATGGGCGGCCTCGGCTCCGGTATGGCGCACACGCCCGAGGACCTGGAGCGGATCGCCGGCGCCGGCCTGGCCGCCTCCCCGGTGACCGAGGTGCTGATCGAGGAGAGCGTGCTCGGCTGGAAGGAGTACGAGCTCGAGCTGATGCGCGACAAGCACGACAACGTCGTGGTCGTCTGTTCGATCGAGAACATCGACCCGATGGGCGTGCACACCGGTGACAGCGTCACCGTGGCGCCGGCCATGACGCTCACCGACCGCGAGTACCAGAAGATGCGGGACCTGGGCATCGCCGTGCTGCGCGAGGTCGGCGTGGACACCGGCGGCTGCAACATCCAGTTCGCGATCAACCCGGACGACGGCCGGATGATCGTGATCGAGATGAACCCCCGGGTCTCCCGCTCGTCCGCGCTCGCCTCGAAGGCCACCGGCTTCCCGATCGCCAAGATCGCCGCGAAGCTCGCGATCGGCTACACCCTGGACGAGATCCCGAACGACATCACGCTGAAGACCCCGGCCGCGTTCGAGCCGGCCCTCGACTACGTGGTCGTGAAGATCCCGCGGTTCGCCTTCGAGAAGTTCCCGGGCGCCGACAAGGAGCTCACCACCACGATGAAGTCGGTCGGCGAGGCGATGAGCCTGGGCCGCAACTTCGCCGAGGCGCTGAACAAGGCGATGCGCTCGATGGAGACCAAGGCGGCCGGCTTCTGGACCGCGCCGACCTTCGAGAACGTCGACGAGGCGCTCGAAGCCCTGAAGGTCCCGCACGACGGCCGGCTCTACACGGTCGAGGCCGCGCTGCGGCTCGGCGCCACGGTCGAGCAGGTGCACGCGGCGAGCGGCCGGATCGACCCGTGGTTCCTCGACGAGATCCAGGCCCTGGTCGACCTGCGTGCCGAGATCCTGGCCGCGCCGGTGCTCGACGACGAGCTGCTGCGCCGGGCCAAGCGCAGCGGGCTCTCCGACCGCCAGCTCGCGACGCTGCGCCCGGAGCTGGCCGGTGAGGACGGCGTCCGCGCGCTGCGGCACCGGCTCGGCATCCGCCCGGTCTACAAGACCGTGGACACCTGCGCCGCCGAGTTCCAGGCGAACACCCCGTACCACTACTCGTCCTATGACGAGGAGACCGAGGTGGCGCCGAGCGACCGGCCCAAGGTGATCATCCTGGGTTCGGGGCCGAACCGGATCGGCCAGGGCATCGAGTTCGACTACTCCTGTGTGCACGCCGTACAGGCGCTCCGGGGTGTCGATTTCGAGACCGTGATGGTCAACTGCAACCCGGAGACGGTCTCCACCGACTACGACACCGCCGACCGGCTCTACTTCGAGCCGCTCACCTTCGAGGACGTCCTCGAGGTCGTGCACGCCGAGGACAGCTCCGGCAAGGCGGCCGGCGGCCCCGGCGTGGTCGGCGTGATCGTGCAGCTCGGCGGGCAGACCCCGCTCGGCCTGGCGAACCGGCTCAAGGCGGCCGGCGTGCCGATCGTCGGCACCTCGCCCGAGGCGATCGACCTGGCCGAGGACCGTGGCCTGTTCGGCGCGGTGCTGGCCGAGGCCGGTCTGCGCTCGCCGGACCACGGCACCGCCACCACCTTCCCCGAGGCCAAGGCGATCGCCGACACGATCGGGTACCCGGTGCTGGTCCGCCCGTCGTACGTGCTCGGCGGCCGGGGCATGGAGATCGTCTACGACGAGCCGACCCTGCAGGGCTACATCGAGCGGGCCACCGAGATCTCGCCGGACCACCCGGTGCTCGTCGACCGGTTCCTGGACGACGCCATCGAGATCGACGTGGACGCGCTCTGCGACGCGACGGGCGAGGTCTACCTCGGCGGCGTGATGGAGCACATCGAGGAGGCCGGCATCCACTCCGGCGACTCGGCCTGCTCGCTGCCGCCGGTCAACCTGGCCGCCTCGCACATCGCGGAGGTGCGCCGTTACACCGAGGCGATCGCCCGCGGCGTCGGGGTGCGCGGCCTGCTCAACGTCCAGTACGCGCTGAAGGACGAGACGCTCTACGTGCTGGAGGCCAACCCGCGCGCCTCCCGGACCGTGCCGTTCGTCTCCAAGGCGACGGCTGTCCCGCTCGCCAAGGCGGCGGCCCGGATCGCGCTCGGCGCCACCATCGCCGACCTGCGCGCGGAGGGCCTGCTGCTGGCCGAGGGCGACGGCGGCACCGTGCCGCCGAACGCGCCGATCGCGGTGAAGGAGGCGGTGCTGCCGTTCAAGCGGTTCCGCACCCCGGCCGGCAAGAGCGTGGACAACCTGCTCAGCCCGGAGATGAAGTCGACCGGCGAGGTGATGGGCATCGACGCCGGCTTCGGCCAGGCGTTCGCCAAGTCGCAGGCCGCCGCGTACGGCTCGCTCCCGACCAGCGGCAAGGTCTTCGTCTCGGTGGCTAACCGGGACAAGCGCTCGATGGTCTTCCCGGTGAAGCGGCTCGCCGACCTGGGCTTCACGATCGTCACGACGGCCGGCACCGGCGAGGTGCTGCGCCGTTACGGCATCGAGTGCGAGGTCGTGCCGAAGCACTACGAGAGCCCCGGCACGAACGCGGTCGAGCTGATCCTGGCCGGCGAGATCTCGCTGATCATCAACACCCCGCAGGGCTCGGGCGCCAGCGCCCGCCTCGACGGGTACGAGATCCGCAGCGCCGCCGTGACAGCGGACGTGCCGAGCGTGACCACGGTGCCGGGCGCGGCCGCCGCGGTGATGGGCATCGAGGCGCTGATGCGCGGGGACATGACCGTCCGCCCGCTGCAGGAGCTGCACGCGCTGCTCCGGCCGGAGCTGAGCAAGTGA
- the carA gene encoding glutamine-hydrolyzing carbamoyl-phosphate synthase small subunit, translating into MTLTNDFSGLRRSRPGSSAILVLEDGRTFSGTAYGAIGETFGEAVFTTGMTGYQETLTDPSYHRQVVVQTAPQIGNTGVNADDDESDRIWVAGYVVRDPARRPSNWRSQGDLGERLAAEGVVGISGVDTRALTRHLRERGAMRVGISSVDLDPAALLERVKGEPEMIGADLSAQVTTASQYTVKAEGEHRYTVAALDLGIKRNVARRLAARGVTTHIFPATSSIEELLAVSPDAVFFSPGPGDPATADGPVSLAREVMRREVPLFGICFGSQILGRALGFGTYKLGYGHRGINQPVLDKTTGKVEVTSHNHGFAVDAPLNTVIDTDFGGVEVSHVCLNDNVVEGLRGIEVPAFTVQYHPEAAAGPHDADYLFDRFVELVEKKG; encoded by the coding sequence GTGACTCTCACCAACGATTTTTCGGGTCTTCGGCGAAGCCGTCCTGGTAGCTCAGCGATTCTGGTCCTGGAGGACGGACGGACGTTCTCCGGCACGGCTTACGGCGCGATCGGGGAGACGTTCGGCGAGGCGGTGTTCACCACCGGCATGACCGGATACCAGGAGACGCTGACCGACCCGTCGTACCACAGGCAGGTCGTGGTGCAGACCGCGCCGCAGATCGGCAACACCGGCGTCAACGCCGACGACGACGAGTCGGACCGGATCTGGGTGGCCGGCTACGTGGTCCGCGACCCGGCCCGCCGCCCGTCGAACTGGCGCTCGCAGGGCGACCTCGGCGAGCGTCTCGCCGCCGAGGGCGTCGTCGGGATCAGCGGCGTCGACACCCGCGCGCTCACCCGCCACCTGCGCGAGCGCGGCGCGATGCGGGTCGGCATCTCCTCGGTCGATCTGGACCCGGCCGCGCTGCTGGAGCGGGTCAAGGGCGAGCCGGAGATGATCGGCGCGGACCTCTCCGCACAGGTCACCACCGCTTCGCAGTACACGGTCAAGGCCGAGGGCGAGCACCGGTACACGGTCGCCGCGCTGGACCTGGGCATCAAGCGCAACGTGGCCCGCCGGCTCGCCGCCCGCGGCGTCACCACGCACATCTTCCCGGCGACGTCGTCGATCGAGGAGCTGCTCGCGGTCAGCCCGGACGCGGTCTTCTTCTCGCCCGGCCCGGGCGACCCGGCGACCGCCGACGGCCCGGTCAGCCTGGCGCGTGAGGTGATGCGCCGCGAGGTGCCGCTCTTCGGCATCTGCTTCGGCAGCCAGATCCTCGGCCGCGCGCTCGGCTTCGGGACCTACAAGCTGGGGTACGGCCACCGCGGCATCAACCAGCCGGTGCTCGACAAGACCACCGGCAAGGTGGAGGTGACCAGCCACAACCACGGGTTCGCCGTGGACGCCCCGCTGAACACCGTGATCGACACCGACTTCGGGGGCGTCGAGGTCTCGCACGTCTGCCTCAACGACAACGTGGTCGAGGGCCTGCGCGGCATCGAGGTGCCCGCCTTCACCGTCCAGTACCACCCCGAGGCCGCCGCCGGCCCGCACGACGCCGACTACCTCTTCGACAGGTTCGTCGAGCTGGTCGAGAAGAAGGGCTGA
- a CDS encoding dihydroorotase produces MMAYLLKGVSVLGAAPTDLVIKDGVIAAEPDNTAQVIDATGLVALPGLVDVHTHLREPGREDAETVDTGSRAAALGGYTAVCAMANTDPVADTAGVVEQVWRLGREAGLVDVQPIGAVTIGLAGKQLAELGAMASSAANVRIFSDDGFCVADPRLMRRALEYVKAFDGVIAQHAEEPRLTEGAQMHEGEVSTRLGLTGWPAVAEEAIIARDVLLAEHVGSRLHVCHVSTAGSVEVLRQAKARGVRVTAEVTPHHLLLTDELAAGYDPVFKVNPPLRTRKDVEALRQALLDGVIDVVATDHAPHAVQDKECEWAYARPGMLGLQTALPIVLSVFGENWDLIADRMSVAPARIAGLTGHGGDLTAGTPANLTLVDPSYRGVVDPSELASRSRNTPYAGMTLPGRIVATFLRGEATVLDGKAVK; encoded by the coding sequence GTGATGGCGTACCTGCTCAAGGGCGTCTCGGTCCTCGGCGCCGCGCCGACCGACCTGGTCATCAAGGACGGCGTGATCGCCGCGGAACCGGACAACACCGCTCAGGTCATCGACGCGACCGGCCTGGTCGCGCTGCCCGGCCTCGTCGACGTCCACACCCACCTGCGCGAACCTGGCCGGGAGGACGCCGAGACGGTGGACACCGGCTCGCGCGCCGCCGCTCTCGGCGGGTACACGGCGGTCTGCGCGATGGCGAACACCGACCCGGTCGCGGACACGGCCGGCGTGGTCGAGCAGGTCTGGCGGCTCGGCCGGGAGGCCGGTCTGGTCGACGTGCAGCCGATCGGCGCGGTCACCATCGGGCTGGCCGGCAAGCAGCTCGCCGAGCTGGGCGCGATGGCGAGCTCGGCGGCGAACGTGCGGATCTTCTCGGATGACGGCTTCTGCGTCGCCGACCCGCGCCTGATGCGCCGGGCGCTGGAGTACGTGAAGGCCTTCGACGGCGTGATCGCCCAGCACGCCGAGGAGCCGCGGCTCACCGAGGGCGCGCAGATGCACGAGGGCGAGGTCAGCACCCGCCTGGGCCTGACCGGCTGGCCCGCGGTCGCCGAGGAGGCGATCATCGCCCGGGACGTGCTGCTGGCCGAGCACGTCGGCAGCCGCCTGCACGTCTGCCACGTCTCCACCGCCGGTTCGGTCGAGGTGCTGCGGCAGGCCAAGGCGCGCGGCGTGCGCGTGACCGCCGAGGTCACCCCCCATCACCTCCTGCTCACCGACGAGCTCGCGGCCGGCTACGACCCGGTCTTCAAGGTCAACCCCCCCTTACGTACGCGTAAGGACGTCGAAGCCCTGCGCCAGGCGCTGCTGGACGGTGTGATCGACGTGGTCGCCACCGATCACGCGCCGCACGCCGTGCAGGACAAGGAGTGCGAGTGGGCCTACGCACGTCCCGGCATGCTCGGTCTGCAGACCGCGCTGCCGATCGTGCTGAGCGTCTTCGGGGAGAACTGGGACCTGATCGCCGACCGGATGTCGGTCGCCCCGGCGCGCATCGCCGGGCTGACCGGTCACGGCGGCGACCTGACGGCCGGCACGCCGGCCAACCTCACGCTGGTGGATCCGTCGTACCGCGGGGTGGTCGACCCGTCGGAACTGGCGAGCCGCAGCAGGAACACGCCGTACGCGGGTATGACCCTGCCCGGTCGCATCGTGGCGACCTTCCTGCGGGGCGAAGCGACGGTTCTGGACGGAAAGGCTGTCAAGTGA
- a CDS encoding aspartate carbamoyltransferase catalytic subunit, with translation MIKHLRSAADLDAATATLILDTAAEMAALSGREVKKLPALRGRTVVNLFYEDSTRTRISFEAAAKRLSADVINFSAKGSSVSKGESLKDTALTLQAMGADAVVIRHSASGAPHRLAGWVDGSVVNAGDGTHEHPTQALLDAYTMRSRLGRLDGLKVAIVGDVLHSRVARSNVLLLTTLGAQVTVVGPPTLIPLDTAAALAEKTQVSYDLDSVLPDSDVVMMLRVQTERMQDSYFPSAREYSRRYGLDMRRMSKLPEHAIVMHPGPMNRGMEIAPEVADSPRSTIVEQVANGVSVRMAVLYLLLGGK, from the coding sequence GTGATCAAGCACTTGCGCTCGGCCGCGGACCTGGACGCCGCCACCGCGACCCTCATCCTGGACACCGCCGCGGAGATGGCGGCGCTCTCCGGCCGCGAGGTCAAGAAGCTTCCCGCCCTGCGCGGCCGCACCGTGGTGAACCTCTTCTACGAGGACTCCACCCGTACCCGGATCTCGTTCGAAGCCGCCGCGAAGCGGCTCTCCGCGGACGTCATCAACTTCTCGGCGAAAGGGTCGAGCGTCTCCAAGGGCGAAAGCCTGAAGGACACCGCGCTCACCCTGCAGGCGATGGGCGCCGACGCCGTGGTGATCCGGCACTCGGCCAGCGGCGCGCCGCACCGGCTGGCCGGCTGGGTGGACGGTTCGGTGGTCAACGCCGGCGACGGCACCCACGAGCACCCCACGCAGGCGCTGCTCGACGCGTACACGATGCGCTCGCGTCTCGGTCGTCTCGACGGCCTGAAGGTGGCGATCGTCGGCGACGTGCTGCACAGCCGGGTGGCCCGCTCCAACGTGCTGCTGCTGACCACGCTCGGCGCGCAGGTGACGGTGGTCGGCCCCCCCACTCTGATCCCTCTGGACACTGCGGCCGCGCTCGCCGAGAAGACCCAGGTCAGCTACGACCTGGACAGCGTTCTGCCGGACTCCGACGTGGTGATGATGCTGCGGGTGCAGACCGAGCGGATGCAGGACTCCTACTTCCCGTCGGCGCGCGAGTACAGCCGCCGGTACGGGCTCGACATGCGGCGGATGAGCAAACTGCCGGAGCACGCGATCGTGATGCACCCGGGTCCGATGAACCGGGGCATGGAGATCGCGCCGGAGGTCGCCGACTCGCCGCGGTCCACCATCGTCGAACAGGTCGCCAACGGCGTCAGCGTCCGGATGGCCGTCCTCTACCTGCTTTTGGGAGGCAAGTGA